In a single window of the Candidatus Methylomirabilota bacterium genome:
- a CDS encoding HNH endonuclease gives MSEPRFVPQVGDDELRREKARARELRASGWWKRRVAEGICYYCRAQVGARALTADHLVPLIRGGRSVRGNMVPSCKACNNRKRAMLPWEWEEYVKRLAGSAEE, from the coding sequence GTGAGCGAGCCGCGCTTCGTCCCGCAAGTCGGCGACGACGAACTGCGCCGCGAGAAAGCCCGCGCGCGCGAGCTGCGGGCCAGCGGCTGGTGGAAGCGACGCGTCGCCGAAGGGATCTGCTACTACTGCCGCGCTCAGGTGGGCGCGCGGGCGCTCACCGCCGACCATCTGGTTCCCCTCATCCGCGGGGGCCGCTCGGTGCGGGGCAACATGGTGCCGTCCTGCAAGGCGTGCAACAACCGCAAGCGCGCGATGCTGCCCTGGGAGTGGGAGGAATACGTGAAGCGCCTCGCCGGCTCGGCGGAGGAATAG
- a CDS encoding copper resistance CopC family protein has product MPRLAAPSPRRALTLTVLVSLVAGVAFAHSFLERAEPRPGSTVKAAPTEVRLRFTERLEPAFSTVQVTDEKGRRVDRGEAHTEPGSPRQLRVPLEPLGAGRYAVRWRVLSVDSHVVEGDFSFRVAP; this is encoded by the coding sequence ATGCCGCGTCTCGCCGCCCCGTCCCCTCGGCGCGCGCTCACCCTGACCGTGCTCGTCTCGCTGGTTGCCGGCGTAGCCTTCGCGCACTCCTTCCTCGAGCGCGCGGAGCCGCGTCCGGGCAGCACGGTGAAGGCCGCGCCGACCGAGGTGCGCCTCCGCTTCACCGAGCGCCTGGAGCCTGCCTTCTCCACCGTGCAGGTCACCGATGAGAAGGGCCGCCGCGTGGACCGGGGCGAGGCGCACACCGAGCCGGGATCACCCCGGCAACTCCGCGTACCGCTCGAGCCCCTCGGCGCTGGCCGCTACGCGGTCCGCTGGCGCGTCCTCTCGGTCGACAGCCACGTGGTCGAGGGCGACTTCAGCTTCCGCGTCGCGCCCTGA
- a CDS encoding helix-hairpin-helix domain-containing protein → MNRIGWGLAMALAVGLVAGTAAADDKPGKDGGAKTAKADGKININEASRAQLMKLSGIGPGTADRIIEYRQAHGPFRRVQDLEKVEGVGKGVIERNEGRMAVK, encoded by the coding sequence ATGAATCGGATCGGATGGGGGCTTGCAATGGCGCTGGCGGTGGGGCTGGTCGCGGGGACCGCGGCAGCCGACGACAAGCCGGGCAAGGACGGTGGCGCGAAGACGGCGAAGGCCGACGGCAAGATCAACATCAACGAGGCCTCTCGGGCGCAGCTGATGAAGCTGAGCGGGATCGGGCCGGGCACGGCGGATCGCATCATCGAGTATCGTCAGGCGCACGGGCCATTCCGGCGCGTGCAGGATCTCGAGAAGGTGGAGGGCGTCGGCAAGGGCGTGATCGAGCGGAATGAGGGCCGCATGGCGGTGAAGTAA
- a CDS encoding cold-shock protein gives MAQGTVKWFNDAKGYGFIQVEGGEDVFVHYSAIQAQGFKSLAEGDKVEFEVTKGPKGLQASNVRKA, from the coding sequence ATGGCACAAGGTACGGTCAAGTGGTTCAACGACGCGAAGGGCTACGGCTTCATCCAGGTCGAGGGCGGCGAGGACGTCTTCGTCCACTACAGTGCCATCCAGGCCCAGGGCTTCAAGAGCCTGGCCGAGGGGGACAAGGTCGAGTTCGAAGTGACCAAGGGCCCGAAGGGGCTTCAGGCGTCGAACGTCCGTAAGGCCTAG